One window of the Podospora pseudocomata strain CBS 415.72m chromosome 7, whole genome shotgun sequence genome contains the following:
- the POL1 gene encoding DNA-directed DNA polymerase alpha catalytic subunit pol1 (EggNog:ENOG503NY8S; COG:L; BUSCO:EOG09260375), with protein sequence MSRAGSKRDKFAELRALRESGKKKFDTYEVEEVEDLYEEVDENQYKKIVRQRLNEDDFVVDDNGEGYADDGREEWDRIPAACDSESEDGVEERKERKSKKQRDEEKAKRDANDRNITEYFTKGATKRQPKPKVVKTEDDDKFLADLLGEVDANVPAPVVRSSKKRDRSAERRTTRALSPAREARQPAPKKKKVIDDRLSSPSPDYDMGEDNFLPPAEDEPAAAPDVMMSDPPLPSSPAAKVAQRRVQPKAVIEEEEEDEDMMEVAYTGAVTAASVNISASRPVKKIIKAEPLPSAAITSSPMKAAEPAIDASSWNGLNQKLNVVGSSQAEARGIGKIDYKDAIEEDGSLNLFWTDYTEVNGSLCLFGKVLNKKTNHHVSCFVKIDNILRKLYFLPRKTRVQGKVDTGEEVEMMDVYNEVDAIMTKKNVGMYKIKACTRKYAFELPDVPQEGQYLKLLYPYTKAPIDMNTTGETFSHVFGTNTALFEQFVLWKNIKGPCWLKIEDADFGALKNSSHCRLEVLVDHPNMVAPFKDSENVEAPPLTLMSIALRTIFNAKANKQEILAISARIYEDVSLSDTTPADKLPCRTFTVVRPQGTAFPLGFETMAKERKRGLIKLVKEESAMLSFFLAQVDVVDPDVIMGHQLEGVDYSILLNRLHEKKTHQWSRLGRLRRSQWPASMGKVGGNVFAERQIMSGRLLCDLANDAGKSVMMKCQSWSLTEMCNLYLPTDVPRRDLDNEAALKSLAVTKDGLMDYISHAEIDTYYVAALALRTQILPLTKVLTNLAGNSWARTLTGTRAERNEYILLHEFHRNKYICPDKEPFKGRARPEDEEDGGDAGKKKDKYKGGLVFEPEKGLYDKFVLVMDFNSLYPSIIQEYNICFTTVDRTFLSEEDGVPQVPEKQDLGVLPRLIATLVDRRRQVKSLMKDKTATPEQLATWDIKQLALKLTANSMYGCLGYTKSRFYARPLAVLTTFKGREVLRSTKDLAESMQLQVIYGDTDSVMINANVDNVADALRVGREFKAAVNGSYKKLEIDIDNIFRRILLQAKKKYAAVNLVETDGKYVEKMEIKGLDMKRREYCPLSREISKKLLDEILSGNDIEDSVQKIHDYLREISSKMREGKVQIPKYIILTQLGKSPTEYGQNGDTMPQIQVALREMARGKTMRKGDVVSYIITGDVKQSSEHFAKRAYTPQDVLKAGSELSPDVEWYIGKQIFPPVERLCANITGTSTSQLAENLGLDPRRFANNNSNSGSGSAGGQDLEIHPLESQIPDQVRFANCKRLLLRCRACKGTAAFEGLLGSVEMVTPKGLACPSCSATLSTLSIVAQVEAQVREQTSRYYEGWLVCGDADCGNRTRQMSVYGDRCLGPKGLGRDCMGRMRWEFGERDMYNQLVYFASLFDVDKAKEKATSRATGGETGEVVTGETRERVMVMAEHNRVRFGTVKGVVDRYLDKCGRQWVAMDALFGKLGFVAN encoded by the exons GGAAAAGGCGAAACGGGACGCCAATGATCGAAATATTACCGAATACTTCACCAAAGGCGCCACCAAGAGACAGCCCAAACCCAAAGTCGTTAAGACAGAAGATGACGACAAATTCCTTGCCGACCTCCTCGGAGAGGTTGACGCCAATGTTCCCGCCCCCGTCGTGAGATCATCCAAGAAGAGAGACCGCTCAGCCGAAAGGAGAACGACCCGCGCCCTTTCTCCAGCACGAGAAGCTCGTCAACCGgcccccaagaagaagaaggtgatCGATGACAGGCTttcttcaccatcccccgACTATGATATGGGTGAGGACAACTTCTTGCCTCCTGCCGAGGAcgagccagcagcagctccgGATGTCATGATGAGCGATCCTCCGTTGCCATCTTCCCCTGCTGCAAAGGTTGCGCAACGGAGAGTGCAACCAAAGGCTGTcatagaagaggaggaagaggacgaagatATGATGGAGGTTGCTTATACTGGCGCGGTAACTGCTGCTAGCGTCAACATCTCTGCTTCTCGTCCGGTCAAAAAGATTATCAAGGCGGAGCCTCTGCCCAGCGCCGCTATTACATCGTCTCCTATGAAGGCTGCCGAGCCTGCCATTGACGCCTCCTCTTGGAACGGCCTAAACCAAAAATTAAACGTCGTTGGAAGCTCGCAGGCCGAGGCCAGAGGGATAGGCAAGATCGACTACAAGGATGCTATcgaggaagatggcagtCTCAACCTTTTCTGGACCGACTACACAGAAGTCAACGGGAGTCTCTGTCTTTTTGGAAAGGTACTCAACAAGAAGACCAATCACCATGTCAGTTGCTTTGTCAAGATTGACAACATCTTGCGCAAGCTGTATTTCTTGCCCCGCAAGACCCGTGTTCAGGGCAAGGTCGATActggagaagaggttgaaatGATGGATGTCTACAACGAGGTCGACGCCATCATGACCAAGAAGAATGTTGGCATGTACAAGATCAAGGCTTGCACTCGAAAGTACGCCTTTGAACTTCCCGACGTCCCGCAAGAGGGTCAGTACCTCAAGCTTCTCTACCCCTACACCAAGGCCCCCATCGACATGAACACTACCGGGGAGACCTTTTCACATGTTTTTGGCACCAACACAGCTCTGTTTGAGCAATTTGTCCTGTGGAAGAACATCAAGGGCCCTTGCTGGTTGAAGATTGAAGATGCCGATTTCGGTGCGCTGAAGAACTCGTCTCACTGCCGTTTGGAAGTCTTGGTGGATCATCCCAACATGGTCGCGCCCTTCAAGGACAGCGAGAATGTGGAAGCGCCTCCATTGACTCTCATGAGCATTGCCCTGCGCACCATCTTCaacgccaaggccaacaagcaAGAGATTCTTGCCATTAGCGCGAGAATCTACGAGGATGTCTCTCTTAGTGACACCACACCTGCCGACAAGCTGCCATGTCGAACATTTACTGTTGTTCGGCCCCAGGGTACTGCTTTCCCCTTGGGCTTTGAAACGATGGCCAAGGAGCGCAAGAGAGGGCTCATCAAGCTCGTGAAGGAGGAGTCAGCCATGTTGTCTTTCTTCTTAGCGCaggtggatgtggtggatcCAGATGTCATCATGGGTCATCAACTAGAGGGCGTGGACTACAGCATTCTACTTAACCGCCTTCACGAGAAGAAGACTCACCAGTGGTCTCGTCTGGgaaggctgagaagaagccaaTGGCCGGCATCGATGGGCAAGGTTGGCGGCAACGTATTCGCCGAGCGCCAGATCATGTCTGGACGACTGCTCTGCGATCTTGCCAACGACGCCGGCAAATCAGTCATGATGAAGTGTCAATCCTGGAGCTTGACGGAAATGTGCAATCTGTACCTGCCTACCGACGTTCCTCGCAGGGATCTCGACAATGAAGCAGCGCTCAAGAGCTTGGCTGTGACGAAAGACGGCCTTATGGACTACATCTCGCATGCTGAGATTGATACGTACTACGTTGCTGCTTTGGCTCTCCGAACTCAGATTTTGCCGTTGACCAAGGTTCTTACCAACCTTGCTGGTAATTCTTGGGCCAGGACGCTGACGGGTACCCGTGCTGAGCGCAACGAGTACATTCTGCTGCATGAGTTCCATCGGAACAAGTATATCTGCCCAGACAAGGAGCCTTTCAAGGGTCGTGCTCGgcctgaggatgaggaagacggtggcgatgctggcaagaagaaggacaagtaCAAGGGTGGTCTCGTTTTCGAGCCCGAGAAGGGTCTGTATGACAAGTTTGTTCTTGTCATGGACTTCAACTCGCTGTATCCCTCCATTATTCAGGAGTACAACATCTGCTTCACTACTGTTGATCGAACGTTTTTG TCCGAGGAAGATGGCGTGCCACAGGTCCCTGAGAAACAGGACCTCGGTGTTCTCCCCAGACTCATCGCCACCCTCGTCGACCGCCGTAGGCAAGTCAAGAGCCTAATGAAGGACAAGACCGCCACCCCCGAACAACTTGCAACATGGGACATCAAGCAGCTCGCCCTGAAGCTAACAGCCAACTCCATGTACGGCTGTCTGGGATACACCAAATCCCGCTTCTACGCCCGACCCCTCGccgtcctcaccaccttcaaGGGCCGCGAGGTTCTCCGCAGCACCAAGGACCTCGCCGAGAGCATGCAGCTCCAAGTCATCTACGGCGACACCGACTCGGTCATGATCAACGCCAACGTCGACAACGTCGCCGACGCCCTTCGCGTCGGCCGCGAGTTCAAAGCGGCCGTCAACGGCAGCTACAAGAAGCTCGAAATCGACATTGACAACATCTTCCggcgcatcctcctccaagccaagAAAAAGTACGCCGCTGTCAACCTGGTGGAGACGGACGGGAAGTATgtcgagaagatggagatcaAGGGTCTGGACATGAAGCGCCGCGAGTACTGTCCTCTGTCGAGGGAGATCTCCAAGAAACTTCTGGATGAGATCTTGTCAGGCAATGACATTGAGGACTCGGTGCAGAAAATCCATGATTACCTCCGCGAAATCTCGTCCAAGATGCGCGAGGGGAAGGTTCAGATCCCAAAGtacatcatcctcacccagcTGGGCAAGTCGCCTACCGAGTACGGCCAGAACGGGGATACGATGCCCCAGATCCAGGTCGCGCTgcgggagatggcgaggggaAAGACGATGCggaagggggatgtggtgtCGTACATCATTACCGGCGACGTGAAGCAATCCTCGGAGCACTTTGCCAAGCGGGCGTACACACCCCAGGACGTGCTAAAGGCTGGGTCGGAGCTGAGCCCGGATGTGGAGTGGTATATTGGGAAGCAGATCTTTCCTCCGGTTGAGCGTCTTTGCGCGAATATCACCGGGACTTCTACAAGTCAGTTGGCGGAGAATCTTGGGTTGGACCCGAGGAGGTTTGCGAacaacaactccaactcTGGGAGTGGTTCTGCGGGGGGACAGGATCTGGAGATTCACCCGCTGGAGTCGCAGATTCCGGATCAGGTTCGGTTTGCGAATTGTAAACGGCTTTTGTTGAGGTGTAGGGCGTGTAAGGGGACGGCTGCGtttgaggggttgttggggtcggTGGAGATGGTTACGCCGAAGGGGCTTGCCTGCCCTTCTTGTTCGGCTACGCTGTCTACACTCTCTATTGTTGCGCAGGTGGAGGCGCAGGTGAGGGAGCAGACGTCGCGGTATTATGAGGGGTGGCTTGTCTGCGGGGATGCGGATTGTGGCAACCGAACTAGACAGATGTCAGTCTATGGGGACCGGTGTCTTGGGCCGaaggggctggggagggactgcatggggaggatgaggtgggagtttggggagagggatatGTATAACCAGCTCGTGTATTTTGCTTCGTTGTTTGATGttgacaaggccaaggagaaggctaCGAGCAGGGCGACGGGGGGtgagacgggggaggtggtgactggggagacgagggagagggtgatggtcATGGCGGAGCATAATAGGGTTCGGTTTGGGActgtgaagggggtggtggataggTATCTGGATAAGTGTGGGAGGCAGTGGGTGGCGATGGATGCTTTGTTTGGGAAGTTGGGGTTTGTGGCCAATTGA